The genomic interval gtggtttagGTTTACGTGGCGTAttcgtggcagtccagtcaacattctatttataaaaaatttgtgggacccacttgtcatactcctcttcactcttcctctctctctctcctcctctatctcttctctctctcacgggcggcgggcggggggacagagcagcagcggcggtggcgggtgaCACGAAGGCGGCAACGGCGGGGGATGAGGGTGACGCAGACGAGGCGGAAGCGTCGGTGCGTatggcggtggccatggcggagaggcggcggcgcgcgtggaacgaacggcggcgggggcggacgGAGCTTGGGGCGGCGGGATGGCGGCAGGTGGTGGCGGAGGCCACTCGTGACGTTGAGGATAGAGGCGGGCGGTGGCTGAGGGGTGGGGGCGACGCTGCAGGCGATGGCAGCggtgaggggaggaggagctcatcctcggccaccgcgctcgcctcctccgccgctcgccacccagACGCCGCTCGCCACCCGGACGccgctcgcgcccgcgcccctgcACCGCCCTGCCTTGCCTCCTCCACCGTCGTGCTCGCCTTGCTGTCGCCGCTCGCCACTCAGACGCTGCTCGCGCCCACCCCCTATGCCGCCCTGCCtcgccgttgctgccgccgcgctcacctcacctcaccgcTGCCTCTGCGTCGCCCATgttggagagaagagagagagagattgggaaagagatagaagagagagagactgacatgtggggtccacctgCTTTTTATAAAAGAATTGCTGACTAAACTGCCAATTAGactaaaaccaccgcggattgggtcgagggggtaattcgtccggtttgcatagttggaggtgaagaatgtccggttttcgggtttaggggggATAATTTGGTCGACCGAGATAGTTCGGGgataggggggtaattcatactttttcctatgAAAGCCCCAACCTCTTAGTCTTGGAATTTCGTCTTCTCATGTAAAGAAATAAATAATTTCCTCTTTTCTCTCCATCTTTCCTAGTCGACTTTCTCACCCACTTTCACATGTTCCACAAAATAGCTAATTTCCACTACCATTATTTCTTTTCTTACTTCCTAACATGGTTGTAGGTGCTAAACATGCCCTCTTCCTTTCATAACCGATATTTGTCCCGGTTATCATTTCTTGATATGGCTAGATACTACGCACCCATTCTTTCTTTTATAGATTTTTTCGCTACAATTGTCATCTTCCAAAATAACTGTAGACACCGAGCATGAGTTCTTTCTTTTATGGATGATTTCTACTATATTTATTGTTTCTTAATATATGCCTGAGCGCTAAAAATGTGTTCTTCCTTTCTCAACCATGGTGATATGCACCACTAGTTAGTTGTCGCTGTCGACCTTATTTCAATTATAGGAGCTGTCAATGAATTTTACCATGACTTCCATCCCTAAATAGTAATCCTGTTTTCCCTCAATAAAAAATAGTACTAATCCGGTAGCTCCAAGTACTACTATAGGAGTAGAAAAGAAGACGAGAAGAGTTGATGGGTAGGCAGGGTTAGGAAGGAATTCACGATACCACAAGTGGATTTCTTACAAAAGGCGATTGGGCACAACTTTTTTTAGCCCTTCTCCAAAAAGGAATAACCGGCACGATGGCTAACCGTCCAAAGCTACAAACCGTTCGTCCGCTGGTTTTCCGGCCTAACGCGCCCGCCGGCTGGTTGGCATGGCGTCGCGACCGGCCGCACCAACTCTGGTTTTTCCGGTGCCCAAGCCATCACGAGAAAGTGACCAGCCCGGCCCGGCTCCCCCATCAAAACGGATTAAACAAAACGCTCGCCGCGCTCCCCGACACGACACCTCCCTCGGTATCTGCTCGGCCTTTTTCCTCACCAGCTAGCTGCAGCGACACTGTCACACTGTGAGTCCACTTGCAAGGTCGACTAGTCGTATGCTGGAGCTGGACTCGGTGGCATTGTCGTCTACTCGACGACGGTGATGTCACGGCGCCACTGGTAGAGCGAGGGCCACAGGAGCCAAGCCAGtgtcctcttcttcttcttcttctcctgttCAGCTGGAGCGCCCCATggacgctgctgctgctgctgtccgcCACGGCATTGCGACGGCGTCCACGAGGAGATAGGCAGGAGTGGCCGGCCGGCCCTGCTTCGATCTGCTACTAATCCTGCTTCGCCGTGTTTTGTGCTGCAGGTACAAAATGCCTCTCCCAACTTTCATGGATTTCTTGATGCAGATGCGCCGTTTACCTTACAAATGTAGTAGAATCCTATACGTTTCGATCTCTCGCTCTCTATTCTACTCTGGTTGGAGTTGGAGAGAACCGGAGAGCGGCATTCTTTAGGCGTGCAAATGCAGCAAAatctcgtcttcttcttcttccctggAGTTCCCGGTACAGAATTAGattggttatttttttcttggaatttattGATCGAGATTAATGCCGACTCCGTATCTGGAGTTAATACTCGGGGGGTTGGGTGGGTGGCTGATAAGTCTTTGCCTGTCCTGAACCGCTCTGCATAATTTTTCCTGCTTTATTTCTTCTTACAAAACGCTTGTGCGTTAGTGGTGGCAATAATAACACAAGGACGCGGTCTAGAAGAGTCTCTTCAGTTTTTTTGTCTCCACTGTATTCGGATTGGAGCTCTTGTGCTGTTACTTCAGTTATCTTGCTTCCTATCTAGAGAGGAGAAGAATCAAGAGATGACATTTTTGTCTTGTTTAGTCTAGGTGAGGAAAAAGATTGCGTTTTTTAGTTTCATATATGCTAGTTTTGGATTAAGTAGGAAGATGCCCGAGCAACTCTTTTTGCTTCCTAATCTGCCATGAGTTGTGTGATTGATCTGTTAGCTTAGCATTGGTTCATTGTCGACGTAGACCTCGTTGGCCCATCCAATCCTTGCCTTGTCAAGAAGATACCCACGCAGATTGCGTTCCTGTAGGCCTCCCCCAAGAAATAGACAGAAATCCCGGGAGAAGGACCTCTCGGAGCTCAGATTAGAGCACTGATGACCACTTGCCCCTTACATTAACTTGTGATAGCATCGCTGGATTATTAGGAGGTCACactcattcacacacacaaatACTACACAATGGGGGTGGGGGGAAGGAAAAGAGCAGAAAAATTCCAACTTTTGTTTCTCCTGGATCAGGGCACGGTACAGAATTACTGACGTAGTAGCAGGCAATTTTCATGGCCCTGCTTTGCTCCAGTAGCTGCCTTAAAGTGGGGAGACGGAGACCACATGCATCTGTCCGTGGTTTCACATGGTTTGCTACTTGCTCACTTGCTCCTCTGCACACTTCACCGGCTTCACATTTCCATTTCCATTACATCCATGGATTTGTAGAACAGTGGATGTGACTCGGTAAGGAGAGTAGTTTTAGTTCTTGGCCCATCCTCCTTTTCTTCGCTTTTGTTTTTGCTTTTGTACTTTGCGAGTATTATTGCCACTGTATGTGTAtagtactccatctgttttCTTGCCTCTTCTTGGTGGTCAGTCTCAGCGAGTGAATGAGCTAATAAGAGCGACTCCGTCCGGAACACGTGGCTTTCCTTCCCTCGCGTCTCGCCATCGGTTGCTCCTAGTCCCGGCCATGGAGGAGGGGGCTCCACCATCTTTTCACCATTGCATGCGTACGTCTTTTTGCAGTTTTGCTTTTGTCTGGTCGGCTGGTCTTAGCCCTATCCTCATCTTCTGTTCGGCCTCTTGAGCCGAGCTCCTAGCTCGATTCTGGCTGCGTTTTTCCCGGGTTTTTaggtgcccttttttttttctcttctgttttggTTCCGGTTTTTGGAGTGACAGTTTATGTAAGATTGTGTGTTTCTTGGAGTAGGAGAGCTGGGTCTTATGTACTACACAGGATAGGTTCTTGGCCGAGCAATGGATCTTGAGTTTGGGAGAGGCATGAGATCCCCAcaggtttgtttgtttgttttttttttttttttgctaactgTTGAATTTCTAGTAGCTCTGAACACTGTTTGTGAGATGGAGGAGCAATGCTTGTTGAATTTATTGATTAGCCTGTGGGTTCTTGCAGAGGGACTCATGGAAGACAACCTTGCTCCTGGCGTACCAGAGCTTGGGGGTGGTTTATGGAGACTTGAGCATATCTCCTCTCTACGTGTTCAAGAGCACTTTTGCTGAGGACATCCAGCACTCCGAGACGAACGAGGAGATCTTTGGTGTGCTCTCTTTCGTGTTCTGGACACTCACCTTGATCCCTCTAATCAAGTATGTCTCCATTGTCCTACGAGCTGACGACAATGGCGAGGGTATGGATAACTCTAGTAGGCATGACCAATTGTGCTTGCTTTGCTCGCGAAGCGTTTAAGTTTGTAAGTTTCGCGTTCTTGCAGGAGGAACTTTTGCTCTGTACTCGCTAATTTGCCGGCATGCCAATGTGAGCCTTCTTCCTAATAGGCAAATTGCTGATGAGGAGCTTTCCACTTACAAATTGGAATGCTCTTCTGAGAGAACCGATAAGTCCTGCATCAAGGTCTGGCTTGAGAAGCACAAGAAGCTGCATACCGCCCTGCTGATCATGGTTTTGATTGGTACATGCATGGTGATTGGGGACGGTGTTCTCACGCCAGCTATATCCGGTATCCTCAGCTTCTTTTCTTAGGGCTGCTTGTCTGTTTTCCACAGATTTGATGACCGGATGCTCACTTTCCCCTCAATCTTTCATATCTCTCAGTGTTCTCGGCAGTTTCAGGTCTTGAATTCTCCTTGTCCAAAGACCACCGTGAATGTAAGTTTCCAAGTTATTTTTCTTGTAAAAAGTCATTTTCCCTATCGTTGCTAGATGTTTGGATTTAGTTTATGATCAACAAAAGACACCGATTGCAAGCAAAAAGGATTAATCTAGTTCCCATGTCCCCGATTAAGTTTATTGGTGGCAGAGAAAAGCATGTTGGCACTAGGCTCAGCTCATTTAAGTTCATACGGACAATGTAGCTACTCTAAAGCAAGGAACATTATTTGCTTAGTTCTCGAGCCTATATACATAAAAACTGGATGTGTTACATGCTTGTATATTCATATCTAATTTTTTAGGTGAAGTGCAAAAGCTTAAAAAACATATGAGCAACTCTAGTTTCTAGCAGTTACCTGAGGCCCTCAAATTCGAGTTCAAAATGACTCTAATTTAATGAGTGGTGTACTGTGTACATCCACGCTTTAGTAGATAGAAAGTCTCTATAGTTGAGGTACCGAGGTTACTGAGTGACCACAAGCTACCAAATTTTAGAAACTTGGTCTTTTCTATGCCCGTTTGGTAAGCTCAGCTGACAGCAACTTAATATCGAGCCGAGAATGTTGATAAAATGGCCAGCATCTAGATCATAACAAAACCAACTACTGAATCACAAGTTCTTACTGACAAATGGAAGCCAGTATCCTGCTGTTGGGCCAAAAACACTTCTATTTATTCTGCAATGACATTTGGCCTTCTTTTTCCAGTTCAAACCTCCTGTTTGGCCCTGATAATTGATCCCCTTGTCATGCAGATGCTGTTATTCCGATTACCTGCGTCATATTAGCATTCCTGTTTGCTCTGCAGCATTACGGTACTCATCGGGTTGGATTTCTCTTTGCCCCGATAGTTCTAGCCTGGCTAATCTGTATGAGTGCTCTTGGACTTTATAATATTATACATTGGAATCCTCATGTCTACCAAGCTCTAAATCCCTGTTACATGTTCAAGTTCTTAAAAAAGACAAGAAAATATGGTTGGATGTCACTTGGTGGGATTTTACTCTGCATGACAGGTGAGCTACAATATGCTTCTAAAAATCTGAGTTGTATAATGTAAACATAATTTAGaagtttatttctttttttctttttgaaaagaaaataagttgTCTTTCCTTTGAAATGTTGAATAAAGGAAATTCAGCTAACTATCTAGCTCGACTGACGATGCAGGATCGGAAGCAATGTTTGCTGATCTTGGACACTTCTCATATAGTGCGATCCAGGTAATTTGGTGATCCTGCAAGAAAATCTCTCCATAACACATTCTGTAGTAACCTTATGCACTAAACTGCTAATCATTTAATTTATCACAGCTTGCTTTCACTTCTTTAGTGTACCCCGCTCTCATTCTGGCATACATGGGTCAAGCGGCTTACTTATCAAAGCATCATGACTTTTACTCGAACTCCCAAGTTGGATTTTACATCGCAGTTCCAGGTATATCTTGGCTTTGCAGATCATGATACTTGTAAGCTATGATGGAACTAGTGTTAACAACTTTAATGTCAGAACATTCTAttcctttggaaaaaaaataaacttgcaTATATTTATAATCAAACTACAGATAAGGTGAGATGGCCTGTGCTTGTACTGGCGATTTTAGCTTCAGTGGTCGGAAGCCAAGCGATCATCAGCGGAACATTCTCAATCATCAACCAGAGCCAGTCCTTAAGTTGTTTCCCTCGAGTGAAAGTCGTACACACGTCTGATAAAATTCATGGCCAAATATATATCCCTGAGATTAATTGGTTGCTCATGATCCTCTGCATTGCTGTGACTGTTGGATTTAGAGACACAAAGCACATGGGGAACGCCTCTGGTAAGAAAAAACTACTCACAATTACTTTGTAGTTTCATACCACTTGTTGTCAATACCAGCACTAGTGAAAGTCCCATGCATCAAAATTTTACAATCTGATGGCTAGAGTAATTATTTGACTGAAATTCCTTGAATTCTTTTGAAATATTTCTGAATTGATCACTTGACAGCTAGGATGTTATGCACAAAAATACCATATTTTTAGTTGCTTTTTTGGGTCTCTACTCTTTTAGCTGTAGAAAATTTGCAGTGCAAATCATGCAACCCTTTTTAGCTGCAGAGCAAATGCAACACTGCACACTGCAACATTGTCATCCAGAAAAAGAACAGAAATACATACtggtattattaaaaaaaaaaggggtatCAGATTACTGTGACAAGTTTGTTTTTCCTGCAGGGTTGGCTGTGATCACAGTGATGCTGGTGACCACCTGCCTGACGTCCCTGGTGATCATGCTGTGCTGGCGCAGGCCGCCGGTGCTGGCGCTgtgcttcctcctcttcttcggcTCCGTGGAGGCGCTCTACTTCTCGGCGTCGCTCATCAAGTTCCTGGAGGGCGCGTGGCTGCCCATCCTGCTGGCGCTCTTCCTCATGGCCGTCATGCTGGTGTGGCACTACACCACCATCAAGAAGTACGAGTTCGACCTGCACAACAAGGTCACCCTGGAGTGGCTGCTCGCCCTCGGCGACAAGCTCGGCATGGTGCGCGTCCCCGGCATCGGCCTCGTCTACACCGACCTCACCTCCGGCGTGCCGGCCAACTTCTCCCGCTTCGTCACCAACCTCCCGGCGTTCCACCAGGTGCTGGTGTTCGTCTGCGTCAAGTCGGTGCCGGTGCCGTACGTGTTCCCTGCCGAGCGCTACCTCATCGGCCGCGTCGGCCCGCCGGGCCACCGCTCCTACCGGTGCATCGTGCGCTACGGCTACCGCGACGTGCACCAGGACGTGGACTCGTTCGAGACGGAGCTCGTCGAGAGCCTCGCCACCTTCATCAAGCTCGACGCCTCGTACCGGTGCAGcgacgcgagcggcggcggcggcgatcacgaaccggaggaggagcggggggCGCGGCTCGCCGTGATCGGGAGCAGCCACGCCAGCTACGACATCCAGGACAGCGTCCAGcactcgtcggcggcgtccgtggagacgacgacgacgcgccgacgaagcggcggcggcgacgacgacgggagccccggcggcggcggcgggcgggcgaaGCAGGTGCGGTTCTTCATCGACAGCCACGTGGCGAGCCCGGAGGCGGCGGACAGCAAGCAGGTGGCTGAGGAGCTggaggcgctggcggcggcgagggacgccGGCACGGCCTTCATCCTGGGCCACTCCCACGTGCAGTGCAAGCCCGGGTCGTCGCTGCTCAAGAggctcgccgtcgacgtcggcTACAACTTCCTCCGCCGCAACTGCCGCGGCCCCGACGTCGCCCTCCGCGTCCCGCCGGCGTCGCTGCTCGAGGTCGGCATGGTCTACGTGCTATGATATGGTCACCCAAAACAACGTGTTTAAttacttccttttcttttcttttcttttccccttttttcctcGTCTGAATTGTGTGATACAGAAGTACAGTAGGTGCTCAACTCAAAGCTGCTGTGTAGGTTTACATGTTTGGTCATCCTTTTGCTGTAAATTCGACCGCATCCGACGAGAAAGTGCTCAATTTTTGCCAAATTTCTGAGAAATTCGCCGGCCTGGCGGCCTGCATGAGAAATTCCTCGGCCCAGTCCATACGTGGGCCGATGCGGGGACCACGAGGGCCCATAACCATCGTCGATCTCGTCCGCACATCTGCGGCCGCGGCTCACCTGATCCTGAAAtccaagtgggccccacctaccCATCCATTTCCGATTTCCATTTAGCTTTGCTTTGCCAGGTCGTCTCTCGCCGAGACGCTGCCCACCCCAATCCggcagcacagcagcagcagaagcagctcGGATCCCTCCTGCAATGGCGACCGCGTGCCCGCCGCTCTCGCTGCAGCCGGCCTACCTCTCGGGGAGGtccgcgcgcgcccgccgcccgccgcccgccgtccgctgCAGCGCCGTCGGAGGTCAGCGCCTGCCGTAAATCCACTGTATCGTTTGTTTGTTTACACCAGATTGAGGCGGAGTTTGATTGGTGATGGGTTTGGGGATGGTCTCGTTCCGGGGGGTGGTTGTGTTTTTCAGAGGTTatggcggagacggcggcggtcgggacGGCGGAGGAGCCGCTGCTGGTGAGCGCGATCAAGGGGAGGAAGGTCGAGAGACCGCCGGTCTGGCTCATGAGGCAGGCCGGGAGGTACATGAAGGCAGGTTTACTctaattcgtttttttttctcctgcatTGCAGAGTAATTTGCATCCAAATGTGCAACTAGAGGAAGATGTTCCAATTTGCTTGCAATTGTTATCGCGTTTCAAGTAAGATGTGGACCATATCTCGGTAACTGCTAGAAATTGACAAACATCAacttcctgattttttttttcaaacttagtGACCACTCATAAACTATCCTATTACTGGAACCTCCCTTATGCacaattttctctttttcttgtaCAGTCGTCGGATTCATTAAAGTGGGGTAAGTTTA from Oryza glaberrima chromosome 3, OglaRS2, whole genome shotgun sequence carries:
- the LOC127766966 gene encoding putative potassium transporter 8 isoform X1, encoding MDLEFGRGMRSPQRDSWKTTLLLAYQSLGVVYGDLSISPLYVFKSTFAEDIQHSETNEEIFGVLSFVFWTLTLIPLIKYVSIVLRADDNGEGGTFALYSLICRHANVSLLPNRQIADEELSTYKLECSSERTDKSCIKVWLEKHKKLHTALLIMVLIGTCMVIGDGVLTPAISVFSAVSGLEFSLSKDHREYAVIPITCVILAFLFALQHYGTHRVGFLFAPIVLAWLICMSALGLYNIIHWNPHVYQALNPCYMFKFLKKTRKYGWMSLGGILLCMTGSEAMFADLGHFSYSAIQLAFTSLVYPALILAYMGQAAYLSKHHDFYSNSQVGFYIAVPDKVRWPVLVLAILASVVGSQAIISGTFSIINQSQSLSCFPRVKVVHTSDKIHGQIYIPEINWLLMILCIAVTVGFRDTKHMGNASGLAVITVMLVTTCLTSLVIMLCWRRPPVLALCFLLFFGSVEALYFSASLIKFLEGAWLPILLALFLMAVMLVWHYTTIKKYEFDLHNKVTLEWLLALGDKLGMVRVPGIGLVYTDLTSGVPANFSRFVTNLPAFHQVLVFVCVKSVPVPYVFPAERYLIGRVGPPGHRSYRCIVRYGYRDVHQDVDSFETELVESLATFIKLDASYRCSDASGGGGDHEPEEERGARLAVIGSSHASYDIQDSVQHSSAASVETTTTRRRSGGGDDDGSPGGGGGRAKQVRFFIDSHVASPEAADSKQVAEELEALAAARDAGTAFILGHSHVQCKPGSSLLKRLAVDVGYNFLRRNCRGPDVALRVPPASLLEVGMVYVL
- the LOC127766966 gene encoding putative potassium transporter 8 isoform X2; this translates as MVLIGTCMVIGDGVLTPAISVFSAVSGLEFSLSKDHREYAVIPITCVILAFLFALQHYGTHRVGFLFAPIVLAWLICMSALGLYNIIHWNPHVYQALNPCYMFKFLKKTRKYGWMSLGGILLCMTGSEAMFADLGHFSYSAIQLAFTSLVYPALILAYMGQAAYLSKHHDFYSNSQVGFYIAVPDKVRWPVLVLAILASVVGSQAIISGTFSIINQSQSLSCFPRVKVVHTSDKIHGQIYIPEINWLLMILCIAVTVGFRDTKHMGNASGLAVITVMLVTTCLTSLVIMLCWRRPPVLALCFLLFFGSVEALYFSASLIKFLEGAWLPILLALFLMAVMLVWHYTTIKKYEFDLHNKVTLEWLLALGDKLGMVRVPGIGLVYTDLTSGVPANFSRFVTNLPAFHQVLVFVCVKSVPVPYVFPAERYLIGRVGPPGHRSYRCIVRYGYRDVHQDVDSFETELVESLATFIKLDASYRCSDASGGGGDHEPEEERGARLAVIGSSHASYDIQDSVQHSSAASVETTTTRRRSGGGDDDGSPGGGGGRAKQVRFFIDSHVASPEAADSKQVAEELEALAAARDAGTAFILGHSHVQCKPGSSLLKRLAVDVGYNFLRRNCRGPDVALRVPPASLLEVGMVYVL